The Gemmatimonas phototrophica region CGCCTTGTCCATGGCGGCGCGGGCTTCCGCCGCGTCCGCCGCATTGGCCTTGGTACGCTCATCCACCACCGCGATGCGGTTCGACACCTGATCGATGGCGCCCGCCTGGTCGGCCGCGCCGCTCGCCAACTCCTGGCTGCCGTCACCGATCTCCCGTGCCGCCGAATTCACCTGGCTGATGGCCGTGGTGAGCGACGCAAACACTTCGGCAATATTCTCGAGCGCGGTGTTGAGGGACTCCTTGATGGCGGCATGTTCGCCCACGTAGTTGCCCTTCACGCGCGCCGACAGATCCTTGGCCGCCACCAATGCCAATACATCCTTGGCCTCGGTAATGGGCTCAATGACCGCATCCAGCGTGGCGTTCGTGCCGGTGATGAGTTCGGCGTACGCGCCGCGGAACTGCTCCGGGTTGCCACGCTTGGAGAGATCACCATGCTTGGCCGCTTCAATGACCGTGGCAATCTCGCCCGTCACGCCCCGCAGCGTCTCCGTGGCGCCGTTGATGCTGCGCGACAAGACATCGTGTTCGCTGCGCACTTCCACCTGCGCCGTCAGATCGCCACTGGCCAGACGATCGGCCGCATGGGCCACGCCGCCGATGTAGCCAATCATGCCGCGGAATGCTTCCGCCAATTCGCCAATTTCGTCCTTTGACGAAATGTCCACCTGCACGTCAATTTTGCCGCGCGCCAGGTCACGGCCCGTATCCGACAATTGGCGCATCGCTCCAATGACACTGCCCAGCGTGCCCCACGCCAACACACCCAGCACCGCCAGGGCAACCACCAGCACTCCGGTGGTGACCAGCAGGGTCGTGCTCTGCAAGCGGTCCGCCCCCACGAATGCCGACGCAATGGCCTTTTCGCGATCGGCAATCTGATCGGTCAGCGACTTGGACAGCGTGGCATACTTCTCCTTCACGCCAGTCATACCGCCCATGAGATCTTCCATGGAGCCGGTGATCATGCCGACGCTGGTGCTCTTCGCCTGCTCCGTGTACGCCACGAAAGCGGCAACCGTGGCTTGCGCCGCAGCGCTATCGACGGTCGCGTTCTTCCCCAGTGAATCACCCTTGGCGGCAAACGCCGCGATGACCGAATCCGCCTGGGAGATGGCCGCCGTATCACTGGCGCCAACCGCGTCGCGCAGCGCGCGCTGGTAGCTCTCCAGCAGCGCAAACTGTGCCCGGGAAAGGTCCAACGCCGGCGAGTGGCCGTTTCGGATGGCGGTGAGTTCCGCCTGTGCACGCCGACCGAGGACTGTGGAAATGCCAAGGGTGGCCAGAAATCCCACCGCCGCAACGACGGGGAGCGCGAGGATTTTGGCCCGAAGCGACAGAGTACGAAACATAGGTATCCGCAGGTGACTACAAAGAGGAACGGGGCAGGGTGCCAAGTCGCACCCTGAGCTGTCACCTTTGGTATCGGGCGTCGGGAATTGTTCTTTAGTGAACGCCACGAAATCGTCACACCGCCGGCACAACCGTCACGGTCTGCGCGGATTTTCCAGCTGGGGTATTTCAGGAAATGAAAAACGACGGCGCCGGGAGCATGCTCCCGGCGCCGTCGTCTTTTTTTGGTCGTGCAATTACAGGCCGTCGAGCAGCGAATCGTTATTCGACGTGGCGGCAATGCGCTTGATGAGCCACTCCATGCCTGCCTGCGGTGGCAGCTGGTGCAAGCCACGGCGCAGCAGATGCACTTTCTCCAACTGATCGGGACGATACAGCTTCTCCTCGCGACGCGTGCCACTGGTGGCAATGTCGAAGGCCGGGAAGATGCGGCGGTCGGCCAGTGAGCGATCAAGCTTGATCTCACAGTTGCCGGTGCCCTTGAACTCCTCGAAGATCACGTCGTCCATGCGCGAGCCGGTTTCAACCAGCGCGGTGGCGATGATCGTGAGCGAGCCGCCGCCGTGTTGCGGTGCAATCATGCGCGCCGAGCCGAAGAACGCCTTGGGCTTCTGCATGGCAGTGGCATCAAGGCCACCGGACATGGTACGACCGGTTCCTCGATCGACCGTGTTGTGCGCGCGGGCGAGGCGGGTGATCGAGTCGAGCACGATGACCACATCCTTCCCTTGCTCGACCAGACGCCGAGCGCGTTCCAGCGTCATCTCCGCCACTTCCACATGGCGCTTGGGCGGCATATCGAAGCTGGAGGCCACGACTTCGCCGTACCCCCACGTGATCATCTCACTCACTTCTTCCGGCCGTTCGTCCACCAGCAGTACGAGCAGCGCGGCTTCCGGATGATTGATGCTCACGCCTTCGACAATGGCCTGCAGCAGCGTGGTCTTGCCGGCCCGGGCCGGTGCCACGATGAGCGCGCGTTGGCCGTAGCCAATGGGCGCAATGAGATCGATGGCCCGCCGCGTGAGCTCAGGGCCGGTCTTGGCCGGACGTCCGGTCTCCAACGTGAGCTTCCGGTCAGGATAACTCGCCGTGAGGGTGTTGAAGTCGGGGCGCTTTTCCAGCACAACGGGTGATCCGTCGTTGAGCTGCTGCACCTCGACCACCACAAAGCGGCCGCGATGATCCCGGCCGTACGTGACATCGAGCTTGTCGCCACGACGCAGCTGGTGCAGCCGCACCAACGCGGGGGGAACGAACGGGTCGGTGGGTTCCGGGAGGTAGCTGTTTTCCGGACGACGCAAAAACCCTCCGTCGCGCGACGCATCAAACCACCCCGCCATCGTGCCTTCCACGGCCACCGGCGTTTGCGGCGCCCGATCAAAGCCGACATCCTGGGCGGCGCCACCTGCGGCGCCCGGGGCCCCGCCACCGCCGCCTCGACGGAAGCGGTTCCGGCCACGGCGACCATTGCGACGGTCGTTGTCGAAGCCCCCCTGACGCTCGGGGCGCTCCGGACGATCTCCGCCAAATTCTGCCGCGGGACGCTCCGGACGTTCAACGCGCTCCGGACGCTCCGGCCGTTCCGGGCGATCGGGACGGTCCACGCCCGGCGGACCACCCGGACGCTCGCCACGATCACGATTCCGGTGACGACCACGACGACGTCCGCCACGCTCACGACGATTGTCAAACGGGCGATCCGGACGATCGGGGCGCTCCGGGCGATCGGGGCGCTCCGTACGGTCCGGGCGCTGTTGTTCGGTGCGTTCCGGCCCATCGGTACGGTCGAAGGCCCGATCGTACCGGTTCTGCGGCTCCTGCCGTTCGCTGCGCTCGGCGGGATCGTACACCGGTGGCACATAGCGCTCAGCCCGGAATTCCGGGGCGGCCGGCGGCCGGGGCTCGTTGCGCGGCTCCGGTGTGGTCTCGGGGCGCGGCTCCGTACGGGTCTCGCTCCGTGGCTCAGCGGCGTCGCTGCCGGCCACTCGCCGAGGGGTGCCACGCGCGGGGCGGCGTTCGCGAACCTCGGCGCGGGGCGCGTCCGGGGCAGGGGTGGGGGCGGGGGAAGGGGCGGCGGCGGCAGGCGGTGCCGCGTCGATAGCGTCGCCCTTCGGCTTTCGCGGAGCGCGCGGCCGACGGGGCTTGGCGCCCTCGTCGACGGCTTCGGCCTTGGCGGCCGGCGCGGGTTTTTCGATCTTTGCGCGCTTCACCGGCGCGTCAAGATACGGATTGTCGTCCCCAGCGATCTCGGGGTTCGGCTGCGTACGCGGCCGGCGGGCTGGACGTTTCGGTTCGGTCATTCGACTACTGCGAGTGGTACTGGGCGCTCATGTCCGATCGGACCGAGCACGGCTCTCGCCTACGCTGCAAATCGCAGCGCAGGGCGAAGCCTGAGGGACGGACCCGCGAACGGGTCGCGAAGCGCGGAAGCGCAGAGTGATGCGGGCTGCTGGGGGACGGAATTGTGCCGTCACACTGCCGGATACACGCAGGCGGGCATCCGGTACCGCTGAGGGGAACGCGCGGAGGTCATGCCTCCGGTCTCTCGAAAGGGCCGATGTTCGGCTCAACCGCAGCGCGTCATTGCAAGGCGCCGCAGCACAGAACGTCCTCCGAGTTCCTGTGAGTATTACGAGGCAAGGCCAATCGCGCAACCCTTTGGGGGGAGTTGGAGTTCATGGAATGACGGGAATGTTACGGTTTCCCCTGCATATTCCCGGCCGCCCCATTCCGGCCCCTTCTAGTTTTCCCCCATGATTGCACCCCTCTCTGACTTGCCGGCGGCCCTCGCTGACGCCGTCGCCGCCTACGAAGCCTCCGGCAACATCGGTGGCCTCATGGAGCGCCTCCATCATATCCGTGATGGCGCCACCCCCGATGCCCTCGTGGCCGCCACCGAGCCGTGGCTGCATATGCCCGAGGTGGCTGGCCCTCTTTATGAACGCATCGTTGACCATCAGCCCAACAATGCCCGGGCCCTGGTCATTCTGGCCAACGCCTATTGGCTCTCCGGTCGCGGCCCCGAAGTCGTGGGGGAACTCGCCTCCCGCGCCCTCTCCGCCGACCCTGATAACCGCGGCGCCTGGCACATGTGGGCCCTTACGGAAGGCAATCAGCGCGATCGGACCATCCGCTGGCTGCAGGTCACGCAGCGCTTCCCCGACGACATGCTCGCCAAGGCCGCGCTCGCCGATAACGCCGCGTCACTCGCCGCCGCCGAACATGACCGCGAAGCACTCGACCTGGCCATTGGCGCCTACGAAGAGCTCTGGAACAACTCCCCCACCGAGCAGCAGCGCGCCGCCCTCGAGACGGCGCTCAACACACTCCGCAACTACCAGTTCTGAGTCCCTGATGTCCGATACCACTGCCGGCGGCCCCCCGCACGACCACTCCACTGGTCCCGAAAGCGCCGCCCTCGCGGAGTTCCGTCAGTTTCGCGAGCGCATGAACACCCGCATCCTCGGCGAAAACAATCTCGTCATCAATCGCTTCTTCAATCTCGACGGCCGCGCCTACGAAGGCGGCGCGCTGTCCGTCAAGACGAAAGAGTTGCTCGGGCTGGTGGCGTCACTCGTCTTGCGCTGCGATGACTGCATCACCTACCACATCGTGCGCTGCGCCGAAGAAGGTGTGAGCCGCGACGAAATCTTCGAGACGCTCAGCATCGGCCTCATCGTGGGCGGCAGCATCGTCATTCCGCATCTCCGCCGCGCCGTCGACCGGTGGGATGATTGCGAGCGGATGCGACAGGCGCAGGCGTAAGCGAACGGACTGCTGAACAGCCGTCGGAAGCAGGGAGAAGACATCCGACGCAAGGCAAATGGGGGCAGCTACGGCTTCGCCACCGTCTTCGGATTCCCATCCGACACGAACCGCGCCCACTTTCCGCTGGCCTTGTCCATTTCGTTCAGCGTCGTCGTCAGCTTCGTGCCGCCCTGCAGCGGCACGCGCGGCAACGCCTTCGGATTGAACTGCGGATCGAACGGGCTGCGGGCCGGTCCACCGGCCACTTCAAACACGGCCTCGTGGCTGTACACCACGGACCGCTTCCCTTTCTTGTCGTACCACGAGCCGCGCAGCGTGAGCGCCCGGTTCTTGGGCCACAAGCCGTACGGCAGCGCCATGCCGCGCACCTTGTAGCCGGGTACGGCACTGTCAATCGCCATCGCGCCCCGCGCAAACTGCTCCTGCACCACGGCGTCGGGATACTTGCTGAGCTTCGCATGCCACAGCGTGTGATTGCACAGCTCGAAGCCCTGCTTCACCAGAAACTGGACCTTGGGGAAGCGCCATTCCGTCTTTTGCCCCTGAATACCCTTGTCGCCAAAAAAGGCGTGCCCCGCCTCGGCGGCGGGGAGCATGCAGAACAATCCCTTGGCCTTCCAGTCGGGGTGGGTCTTGAGGAAGTCCATCAGAATGCCCACCGCACTCGTGGGGTCCACCACCAGCTGCCCGTTGCGCTCGAGATAGCGAAACTGACTGGGCGAGGCATCGTCGAACGTGAACAGCACCGGGGTCTTGCCGGCCGGCACATCGAACGTCTTGTCGAGAATCTCCGACAGATTCACCGGGACGTAGCCGCGGGCATGCAGTTCGGCGAGCTCGGCCCGGAAACGCTCGCGCGACACCTTGTACGAACCGTCCGCTTCCCCGACTTGATGCCACTCCACAATGGGGAAACGGCCGAGCTCGTTTGGGGTGCGTGGTCCAGTGGGGGACGAGGCCGTCCCGGCCGACACTCCCGACAGGGCGTTGGGGGGCACCTTGGACGGTGAGGCGGGGGGCTGCTTGGCACTTTCCCCCCGCTCGACTCGTACGAATGGGAGCGCTGCCGCCGGCCAGGCAAGAACGGACGACAGCGCGACAACCGCGGCCACCCTCCGCGGTGTCTTGGATGGCAGGGCCCGAAGGGTGAAACGGAACACGATGTTGGTCTGGCTGGCCATGAGGCAGTGGCGGCGATCGACGGCGGAGAACGACAAGCGATGAGTGATCAACCTAACGAGTCCAGGGAGCCACTTGCGGCTTCCGTGAGTGCGCCCGCACCATCGGCGCGCCCACGGTGGCGCTTGCGTGCGCCCCGGCTTGGCAAGGTGTTGCTGTACGGTGTGGCGGCTGCCATTGCCGGCGCCCTGATCACGACGTCGTGGTGGTGGAGTTGCGGATGGCAATCGTGCCCCACGCCGCAGCAATTGCAGGCCTGGCGCCCCACCGAAGGTGGTACGCTGCTGGCCCGCGATAGTGCCTTTGTCAGTGCCCTCTCACCGGTACGTCGGGTCAACGTGCCGCTATCGCGCGTGCCGCGGCATGTCACCGCGGCCTTCATTGCCGTGGAAGATCGTCGCTTTCACGAGCATCACGGTGTGGATTGGTATGGCGTCGCCCGTGCCATGGTCAGCAACGTACGGGCCGGTGGCGTACGCGAAGGCGCGAGCACTATCACCATGCAGCTCGCCCGCAACGTCTTTCTCGGCAACCGCGCCGCCGAACGCAGCTTCGGCCGCAAGTTTCTCGAATGGCGATACGCCGGCTTGCTCGAAGCCGCACTCAGCAAAGACGATATTCTCGAGCGCTACCTCAACGCCATTTATCTTGGCAACGGCGTGTATGGCGTTGAAGCGGCCAGCCGTGATCTGTTTGGCAAAAGCATCGCCGAGGTCACGCTAAGCGAAGCGGCCATGCTGGCAGGGCTGCCCAAGGCCCCGTCAAGCTATTCCCCGCGCAACAGTCGCAAGCGGGCGCTTGCGCGCCGGGCGATCGTGTTTGGTGTGCTCGAGCGTGAACGAATAGCCGATGCCGGCACCATTGAGGCGGCACGGCGCGCTCCGTTCAAGATTGCCAAACGCGAATTCGTTCCTACCCGTCCAGTCGATTCCTGGGCGGTGGAAGCGGTACGCGTGGTGCTCGATTCCCTGCGCACGGCTGGCGTGATTCCGCGCGCTCTCAACGACGCCCAGCTGCGCGTCTGGACCACCATCGATCGCCGGGCCCAATTGAGCGCCGAACGCGCCATCGCCGCTGGCGCAGCCGCCATCGATGACGAACGCCGCTGGGGTGGTTTTGACGTCCGCGGTGAAAATCGCACACAGGGCGCTCTGGTCGCTCTCGATCCCATGAATGGCGCCGTACGCGCCATTGTGGGTGGGCGTCGCGTCGAGCGCAAAGGCTTCAATCGTGCACTCCGCGCTCAGCGGCAACCGGGCTCCACCTTCAAACCGTTCGTCTACGCCGCGGCGCTGCAGCAGGGCTTTACTCCCGCCACCATGGTGGAGGACCAGCCGGTGGAAATTGACACGGGCAACGATGTCTGGCGCCCGTCCAACTACGGCGACAGCTACTCCGGTCGCATCACGCTGCGTGATGCGCTCAACCGCTCGGCCAACGCGGCAACTGTGCGCGTGAGTCGTGATGTGGGGGTCGCGAAAATTGCGGCACTCGCGCGGGCGCAGGGCATTACCAGTGACTTGCCGATCGTGCCGGCCTTGGCGCTCGGTGCCGCGTCAGTGACCCCCATGGAGATCACAACGGCCTACGCGGCCTTCGCCAACGGCGGCGCACGCGTGGTGCCCTATCTCATCGACAAAGTTGAAGATCCGTTCGGGCGGGTGCTGTGGCAGGCCCCTCCGCGTCGCAACCGAACCGTGCTCGCCGCCACCGACGCGTTTCTCGTCACCTCATTGCTGCAGAGTGTGGTGGATCGTGGTACCGGACGTCCGGTACGCGACGCAGGCGTTCGCGGACCAGTGGCCGGGAAAACCGGGACGACCAACGACGGCGCTGATGTCTGGTTTGTGGGCTATACCCCCTCGCTGGTCGCGAGTGTCTGGCTGGGCGCCGATCGCCCGCAGCCACTGGGCTGGAACGCCAGCGGCGGCCGACTGGCGGCACCGGTGTGGGCGCGTTTTCTGCGCGATGGGTGGCGCAGTCCGGAGGAAGATATTGCCTGGACGGCTCCCGCCGGCATTGAGACCAAGCAGATCGATGTCGGCACCGGCAAGCTGGCGAGCGACTGGTGTGGTCCCTCGCGTCGCGAGTTCTTCAAGACCGGCACCATGCCCACCACGTCGTGCGAAAACGAAGTGACGTGGGCCATGCGTGACGCGGAACCGCCGGATTGGCACGAAGACACCGACGGTACCGGTACTGTGGATCCGGAAATGCTGGGGAACGCGGTTGAGGCAGTGCTGGAAGCCACACAGGCCAACGAACAGCTGCGCGCCGTCTCAGGGCGCGTGATGCGCGAAATCCGTCGCGCCGCCGAACGCGAACGTCAAAGCATCGAACGCGATCGTCGCAACGCCGAGCGGCAGCAACGCAATCTTCCGCGTGCTCCCGCTCCGCCTGCGGCTCCAGTGCCTCCGCGCAACTAACCCAGCACGCCGAGCCAGTCTTTCGCGCTCCCCGTGTAACCGGGGAACATCGTCGAGGTATCGGTTGCGCCGAGATGTTTGTTGGCGATCTCGGAGAACACCGCACGGAAGTCGGTCGTGAGCGCCAGGTCGCGCCCTTCGTACAACTGCTCGGGGGCGAGCCCGGGCCACCGGCCGTGCACCTTGCGCGCGCTCCCCAGCGCACCGCCCAGCACGAACATCGCGCCTGCGTGGCCATGATCGGTGCCCCCGGTGCCGTTCTGTCGCACCGTGCGCCCAAACTCCGAGCAGGTGAGAATCACCACGTCGCCCATGCGATCGCCAAGATCGGTGACCAGCGCGGCAATGGCGTCGCTGAAATCGCGGAGCCGGTTGGCCAGTTGCCCCTGCGCGCCCCCCTGATTCACGTGCGTATCCCAGCCGCCCACGTCGGCAAACGCCACTTCCAGCCCCACGCCCGCCTTGATGAGCTGCGCAATCTGGAGCAGGCGCTGACCGAACGGTGACCGCGGGTACGCCGCGCCCGCGGCTGGCTTGTATTGCAGCGGGTTGGCCGCGCGCAGCACTTTCAGCGCTTCAAACATGTCGCTGCCGCTGCCGTGAATGAGATCGGCGTTGCCCGTGCGGTACAATGCTTCCAGGCGCTTCTCCGCGTCGCCGCCATTCGTGCGAATGGAGAACTCCTCAATGGCGTTCATCGCCACCACGGGAGAACTCCCCTCCAGAATGCGCGGTGTTTGCGCTGACATGGCGACCGCGCGAAAGGGACTGGTGGCAGCGCCGGGTGCACACGATTCGCAGGTGCCCTTGACGGCGAGATAACGATTGAGCCAGCCATCGGTGGTGCCTTTGCGGTCGGGCGTGCCGGTCTCCATGTAGTCCTGCGCATCGAAGTGCGAGCGTGTGGCACTGGGACTCCCCACCGCATGCACCGGGGCCAGCAGCCCGCGGTCCCAGAGGGGTTTGAGGCTGGCCATGGCCGGATGCAGGCCAAAGTACCCGTCCAGATCAATGGCGCCGCCGGTGCCGTTGCCACGCGCTGGCGAGGGAATGGCGAGCTGCGGACGTGCGGCGTAATAGCCGCGGTCACCGAATGGCACGAGCACGTTGAGCGCGTCGGCTGCTCCGCGTTGAAACAGCACAATGAGCGTCTTGCCGCGGGCGGCGCGCGGCAAATCCATGGCCAGTGCGGTGCGACGCAAAAAGCTGGGCGAGAGCCCAAGGGTGAGCAGTGATAACGCACCGCCCTTCAGAAATACGCGACGATCCATGAGTCAGGTCTCCGTAGCGGTGGTCAGCGACGCTGAAATTCGGGAGCGCCCAGGGCAAGCCCCACAATGAGCGCCAGCCCGGTGGGGGCCACCGTGGCTCGACGGGCCGCCGGTGTCATTCTCGGCTCGTCATCGTCCGGGTCGGTGAGCAACGTGTCAGTGCCAGCACCGCGGGCCGCAAGAAACGGATTGGTGCCGGTCATCAGCACCTGGCGTGTATCGCTGGAGACGGCGCCACCCAACAGATCACGAATCACGCCTTCGACCTGCGCCTCGCGATTGAGTGACGCCAGCGTGCGATACGACGGCCACTGCGCCAGTCGCACACCGGCCATCCGCCCACTGGCTACCGTAAGCCCGAAGTTGATGCGGTTGAGAATGGCGCCGGTGTTCATCCAGGCGCTCCCCACTTCGGGATAGCCGTTGGGTGCCTGGTGGCCAAAAATGGGTTGCCCAAGCCGGCTCACCACCTGCGCGGTGCGCGGCGTCCCGTCGGCAGGGGCCTGTAAGGCGCGCAACGTACTGGCCACCAGCTCAAACGGGCTTTTCACCTTGGCGCGATAGGCCGCTGTGCTGAAGAACTCCGGGCTCGTAACGATGGTGCGCACCGTTTCGCGAATATCCCCGTCGGTGCGACGGAACGTCGCGGCCGCGCGCGCCACCAACGCCGGCGGTGGGGTATCGCTCACCAGCCGTCGCGCCAGCTTTGAGGCAATGAACGTGGCCGTCTGCGGGCGCGATGCGAGCAGGTCGAGCACGGCCTCGCCTTCTTCCACCCCACGCCCCGCCGGGAAACTCTTCCCCAGAATGGTCTTGGCCCCAGCGTCGTGCACCTGACCACGAAAGACAAACCCGCCACCCTGCGCACCACGCTCCAGTGTCCAGCCGGTCAGCGCCTGCGCCACGGCAATCACATCCTGCTGCGTGTAGCCGCCGTCCACGCCCAGCGTGTGCAGCTCCATGAGTTCACGGGCGTAATTCTCGTTCAAGCCGCGGCGGCGCTGCGCCAGTTGCTGTAGAGCCGGATTCTGCGCCATACGATCCATGACCCGCTGCCGCGCCACGTCGGCGCGACGTTGTGCGGCCCGGCTACCAGCTCGGGCGTTGGCCCGCACCGGCTGCAAGGTGGGACGTCCGCTGTCGGCCACACTCTGCCAATTATCGAGGTAGTAGAGCATGGCCGGGCTCTTGGCCACCGCCCCCAGCAGCGCCCGGAAATTGCCCAGGGCATGCTGCCGTATGGTGCGGTCATAGTCCGTCAGGAAATAGCGGGTCCGATCCTTTCCGGCGAACACGTTGAAGTGATTCTCCCAGAAATCCACCAACACCTCTTCCAGCTGGCGCTCGCTGACCACAGCACGCGCCACCCGACTGGAGGCGAGCTCGCCCAGAAACTGCGTCGATCGGCGCGCCTGCTGGCGCAGCCGCGCCGAGTCTTCGGCTGAGACAACCCCGTTGCCGCGACGCGCCAGTGCGGCGAGCGCGACGTTGGCGGGTGGGTATTCTGCCAACAACTGTTCCGCCGTCATGGACACCGTCTGATAGCGGCCCATCAGCGCCGTCGTGACGCTGTCCGGCAAACGCTCCGGATGCAGTTGCTGCTCAATCCACGCATCTACCCCAAACCGGCGCACCGCCTCCACATCCCCCGGGCGCGGCCCGAACGCGAGGCGGTGCAGCACGTGCTGGACCTGTTGATCCGCCGTCTGTTCGCGGGGCAGACGCGCCTCGGCTGACAGCCGTTCCGGTGCGGCCCCTTCGAGCACCTGACCGGTCGCACTGGTGCCCCCGGCGGGTGAGGCGCAGCCACTCAGGAGCCACGCGGCACTGCACACCGGCCACACGAGACGGTGCCAACCACGCGTCACGAGAAGGGACGAACGGCGACCAACGGCATTCTGTACGGTCTGGCGCGATTTGGCGAAGCACAACGGCATGCGAACACTCCAGTGAAGTCCCCCGTTTGGACGCTGTGGGGACGATCCCGTTAAGCGGCGGTGATCGATGACCCCTGTGAAGTCATCCGAACCCTGTGCCTTCAGCGTATATCTTACCGCATGCATTCTTCTGCCCCGTCGGGACGATTCGAGCGATTGCTCGATGCCGCCTTTGCCACTGGTACCCTTGCCGCGATCGCCACCGGTGGGACGTTGCTGGGGTTGGGATGGCGTGAGGGGGAGGCGGGGCGGGTGTTCCGGCTGGCCGGGCGTGGACTCCTTGAGCGATTCGGGGTGGTCTCGGCCGCGGCCCCGCTCACCTCGGTGGCGCTCGGGTACCTGCATCATCTGCTGATCGCCTCCCTCTGGGGATTTCTGCTTTCCCTGCTTCTGCTGCCGCTCCGCGGAGCCCTTCGCTTCGTGGCCGCCGGCGTTGCGGCCGTGGGATATGTCGTGCTCGCCGCACTGTTTCTCCCGCCTGCCCTCCGCATTGGCTATGCAGTGACGTCGGACATACCCAGTGGGGTTCCTATAGGGGCGGCGTTGGCGTTGGCGTTGCTGGGAGGCGTCTGGTTGGAGGCCGCCCAGCAGGAGCCCTGACGACTATCCGGTCCGTTCCAATTGTGACTCGGTCGCAACACCCGGAGCACTCCGGAAGGCCGTTGGCACCAGTTATGCTCAGGAGTCGTTGCTCAATAGCAGGTGGAACGTCCTTCTCACGTGGACGGCGCACGTGACGAGGCGGAGCCCCACCGGTCCTTGCAGGACATTTTTTCAGGAGGTAGACATGGACGTCCTCGTACGACTCGAGGAGCGTCCGAGCGATTCGCCGGTACTTGCGCACGTGAACTCCATTCCCGTGCTTCCGTTCGGAACTCGCTCGCGGCGTGAAGTGGTAACGCTGTACGGACAGGCCGATGCCCAGTCACTCGCACTGGCACTGGCTGCCACGTTCGAGAGTGAGCGCATGGAAGCCTCGGCGTCAGGGGTTGTGCGTCACCTTGGTGTCTGGCCGGACCGCGGGGCAGTGGGTGATTCAGCGTGGCGCGATGGTGCCACTGGTCGCCTCGTCACACAGGATCTCGACATCCCGTTGCTGACGCTTGAAGCACGGGCCTCTGAACTGCTCGGAGCCTGTGGGACCACCATTCGGCGCGTGGCCGCAGGACTCGCCATGTCCGACTGGCCGGAAGGAACCGAACGGGCGTTGACCTTCTCGCTCGCAAGTGGTGTCAGTGGCGGCGGCGCGCTGGACGATGAGGCCGGCACCGAGAATTGGCTCGACTCGCTCCGACAGGCGGATGCGTACTCGTACGATGAAACGGAGGCAGACTGATCGGCCTTGTCTTGTCTGAACTTTCGCAGGAAAAAGCGGGCGAATCACTCCGGTGATGCGCCCGCTTTGTATTTGCGGTCAGATAGAACTGAAGACTGAAAACTCCCACTGCCAACGGAAAACTCCAACTCACAACTGAAAACTCCCCTCACGACGCAAGCGCCAGGCGGCGAGCAGGAGTTATAAGTTCTCAGTTGGAGTTCGCAGTTCTCAGTTGGAGTCTTCAGTTCTCAGTTCTTGAAGCTCAAATCCTGAATTTCAAATCTCACTGCTCATCTCTCCGCCAAATCCAGTCAGGCTTCCCCCGACCGTTCGTCCGGCCCAGCATGCTTGCTCCCCTCCGGTCCGGGGCGCACCGTCCAAGTGGTCAGTTCACCACCCCGGACCGGCCCACGGCATTCCCTGCGAATCGCCGCGACCGTCGGGATCACTTGCGGACCGTCTCCCTGTTCGTGCGGTTCGCTCACCACGCCGAGTGGCGTCCCCCGCCACCGGCCGTCAGGAGGGACGATGCGCGACTACGACAGCGCCGGCATCAGAAA contains the following coding sequences:
- a CDS encoding methyl-accepting chemotaxis protein; the encoded protein is MFRTLSLRAKILALPVVAAVGFLATLGISTVLGRRAQAELTAIRNGHSPALDLSRAQFALLESYQRALRDAVGASDTAAISQADSVIAAFAAKGDSLGKNATVDSAAAQATVAAFVAYTEQAKSTSVGMITGSMEDLMGGMTGVKEKYATLSKSLTDQIADREKAIASAFVGADRLQSTTLLVTTGVLVVALAVLGVLAWGTLGSVIGAMRQLSDTGRDLARGKIDVQVDISSKDEIGELAEAFRGMIGYIGGVAHAADRLASGDLTAQVEVRSEHDVLSRSINGATETLRGVTGEIATVIEAAKHGDLSKRGNPEQFRGAYAELITGTNATLDAVIEPITEAKDVLALVAAKDLSARVKGNYVGEHAAIKESLNTALENIAEVFASLTTAISQVNSAAREIGDGSQELASGAADQAGAIDQVSNRIAVVDERTKANAADAAEARAAMDKATQTTEQGVERMTALADAVAEIKKSADSTAKIVKTIDEIAFQTNLLALNAAVEAARAGDAGKGFAVVADEVRSLAIRASEASRNTAALIEESVQKAETGVQLNESVKRRLEEIRTGVLRATTIMNNIAEGAAEQEKELAEVTTAMSQISGLTQRTAANAEESASAAAELSAQAAEMQELASQFDVGSRTQTHAAVTTSAARRAASAPARPAPARKRPVATNARKATVGAGAAKGDDVFPVSASALIPFDDDSGSDDILGSF
- the rho gene encoding transcription termination factor Rho — its product is MTEPKRPARRPRTQPNPEIAGDDNPYLDAPVKRAKIEKPAPAAKAEAVDEGAKPRRPRAPRKPKGDAIDAAPPAAAAPSPAPTPAPDAPRAEVRERRPARGTPRRVAGSDAAEPRSETRTEPRPETTPEPRNEPRPPAAPEFRAERYVPPVYDPAERSERQEPQNRYDRAFDRTDGPERTEQQRPDRTERPDRPERPDRPDRPFDNRRERGGRRRGRHRNRDRGERPGGPPGVDRPDRPERPERPERVERPERPAAEFGGDRPERPERQGGFDNDRRNGRRGRNRFRRGGGGGAPGAAGGAAQDVGFDRAPQTPVAVEGTMAGWFDASRDGGFLRRPENSYLPEPTDPFVPPALVRLHQLRRGDKLDVTYGRDHRGRFVVVEVQQLNDGSPVVLEKRPDFNTLTASYPDRKLTLETGRPAKTGPELTRRAIDLIAPIGYGQRALIVAPARAGKTTLLQAIVEGVSINHPEAALLVLLVDERPEEVSEMITWGYGEVVASSFDMPPKRHVEVAEMTLERARRLVEQGKDVVIVLDSITRLARAHNTVDRGTGRTMSGGLDATAMQKPKAFFGSARMIAPQHGGGSLTIIATALVETGSRMDDVIFEEFKGTGNCEIKLDRSLADRRIFPAFDIATSGTRREEKLYRPDQLEKVHLLRRGLHQLPPQAGMEWLIKRIAATSNNDSLLDGL
- a CDS encoding carboxymuconolactone decarboxylase family protein, with the translated sequence MNTRILGENNLVINRFFNLDGRAYEGGALSVKTKELLGLVASLVLRCDDCITYHIVRCAEEGVSRDEIFETLSIGLIVGGSIVIPHLRRAVDRWDDCERMRQAQA
- a CDS encoding polysaccharide deacetylase family protein; protein product: MSFSAVDRRHCLMASQTNIVFRFTLRALPSKTPRRVAAVVALSSVLAWPAAALPFVRVERGESAKQPPASPSKVPPNALSGVSAGTASSPTGPRTPNELGRFPIVEWHQVGEADGSYKVSRERFRAELAELHARGYVPVNLSEILDKTFDVPAGKTPVLFTFDDASPSQFRYLERNGQLVVDPTSAVGILMDFLKTHPDWKAKGLFCMLPAAEAGHAFFGDKGIQGQKTEWRFPKVQFLVKQGFELCNHTLWHAKLSKYPDAVVQEQFARGAMAIDSAVPGYKVRGMALPYGLWPKNRALTLRGSWYDKKGKRSVVYSHEAVFEVAGGPARSPFDPQFNPKALPRVPLQGGTKLTTTLNEMDKASGKWARFVSDGNPKTVAKP